Proteins found in one Salinimonas lutimaris genomic segment:
- the nth gene encoding endonuclease III, with product MNNTKRKEILTRLRDANPHPTTELNFSTPFELLVAVTLSAQSTDVGVNKATDRLFPAANTPQAIYDLGVDGLKEYIKTIGLYNSKAENVHKLCKILIDQHNGEVPESREALEALPGVGRKTANVVLNTAFGWPTIAVDTHIYRVSNRTKLAMGKNVDQVEQKLLKVVPKEFKVDVHHWLILHGRYTCIARKPRCGSCIIEDLCEFKDKTD from the coding sequence ATGAATAATACAAAACGAAAAGAAATACTGACCCGGCTGAGGGACGCCAACCCCCACCCCACCACCGAGTTGAATTTCAGCACCCCGTTTGAACTGCTGGTAGCGGTAACTTTATCAGCCCAGTCAACGGATGTGGGCGTAAATAAAGCAACCGACCGACTGTTTCCTGCAGCCAACACCCCACAGGCCATTTACGACCTGGGCGTGGATGGCCTCAAGGAGTATATAAAAACCATCGGTTTGTATAACTCAAAAGCAGAAAATGTTCACAAGCTGTGCAAGATACTCATCGATCAGCATAACGGTGAGGTGCCGGAAAGCCGCGAAGCCCTTGAAGCCCTGCCCGGCGTGGGCCGCAAAACTGCCAATGTGGTACTTAATACCGCTTTTGGCTGGCCGACCATTGCTGTAGACACTCACATTTATCGGGTAAGTAACCGCACCAAACTGGCCATGGGCAAAAATGTCGATCAGGTTGAGCAGAAACTGCTTAAAGTCGTGCCAAAAGAATTTAAAGTCGATGTACACCACTGGCTTATTTTACACGGCCGCTACACCTGCATCGCCCGCAAACCCCGCTGCGGCTCTTGTATTATTGAAGATTTGTGTGAGTTTAAAGATAAAACTGACTAG
- a CDS encoding DUF2971 domain-containing protein, whose amino-acid sequence MDSLNDLVKHFDDQTVFDVDHKEVSFHQYIENNINKVGVICLSESKDNLLMWAHYAKEHKGIVAGINNFGSSNIFQKLFMPSALALSSLIDYTPFDGTARPIMYRKGLRYRNDRFDFDYSNICVEGGARILSEIFLQKSEEWIYEKEHRITLRLEQADKVIVCNLHDLQNAKIKNDIVSAEWTKFNEGNNCYEISLMEIDDEILRYVVSSSLAELSGNNKNIYLMKLGSSAISHCLLGLNCDVNTDDLNAGYARSTGYLEFWRAIKNNSYYCLEFEQI is encoded by the coding sequence GTGGATAGTTTGAACGACTTAGTTAAACATTTTGACGACCAAACCGTATTTGATGTTGACCATAAGGAAGTGAGCTTTCATCAGTACATAGAAAACAATATAAATAAAGTCGGAGTGATTTGTCTTTCTGAATCCAAAGATAATCTACTAATGTGGGCACATTACGCCAAAGAACATAAGGGAATCGTCGCTGGGATTAACAATTTTGGTTCTTCAAATATATTTCAAAAACTATTCATGCCCAGCGCGCTAGCCTTGTCCTCTTTAATTGATTATACGCCGTTTGATGGAACTGCGAGGCCAATCATGTATCGAAAGGGGTTGAGGTACAGAAATGACAGGTTTGATTTTGACTATTCAAATATATGCGTTGAAGGTGGAGCTAGAATATTGAGTGAAATATTCCTCCAAAAAAGTGAAGAGTGGATATATGAGAAGGAGCATAGGATCACTCTTCGACTTGAGCAAGCCGATAAGGTGATTGTCTGTAATCTTCATGATTTGCAGAATGCGAAAATTAAAAACGATATTGTTTCCGCTGAGTGGACAAAGTTCAATGAAGGTAACAATTGCTATGAAATTTCCCTCATGGAAATTGACGATGAAATCCTACGTTACGTAGTATCTTCGTCATTAGCAGAACTAAGCGGAAACAACAAGAATATATATTTAATGAAGTTAGGCTCAAGTGCAATTAGTCACTGTCTGCTTGGCTTGAATTGTGATGTCAATACAGACGATCTTAATGCTGGATACGCTCGCTCAACAGGATATCTAGAATTTTGGCGAGCAATAAAAAATAATTCTTACTATTGTCTGGAATTTGAACAAATATAA
- a CDS encoding putative porin produces MFKIRTLVCLSLASSLSFSVVAAQNEISFGVSDQDFIDDSVLNLSYTRYLTDVSNNAEPSLIAPYLQRVNSVTGRVSTSGSLNRYELGGQWFINPEWVISGNARYHDLDDSAISSWYSGDVSLGYFINPKWQVGAGYFYQHIEGETTGYMLVDGEWVAENYSLSDSDSDGALFTRYTDVNNGQGWDLSARVIFSSETRYEADANYFFTKRFSLGLDYTHLSRDHNTREYIYFGDANIASLKSNYWFTNRFSMSFKVSSYIGSDQTGVADINLLANYRF; encoded by the coding sequence ATGTTTAAAATTCGAACTCTTGTGTGCCTATCTTTGGCTTCCTCTTTATCCTTTTCGGTTGTTGCAGCACAAAATGAAATTAGCTTTGGGGTATCTGATCAGGATTTCATCGACGATTCTGTGCTAAACCTAAGCTATACGCGCTATCTTACTGATGTATCGAACAATGCGGAGCCCAGCCTGATCGCCCCATATCTGCAACGAGTAAACAGCGTAACCGGAAGGGTAAGCACGTCTGGTAGTCTGAATCGGTACGAACTGGGCGGGCAATGGTTTATCAACCCAGAATGGGTAATTTCAGGTAATGCCCGTTATCATGATTTGGATGACTCTGCTATCAGTTCCTGGTACTCAGGCGATGTTTCACTTGGCTACTTTATTAACCCTAAATGGCAAGTTGGTGCAGGCTACTTTTATCAGCATATCGAAGGTGAGACCACAGGCTATATGCTCGTTGACGGTGAATGGGTCGCTGAAAATTACTCATTATCTGACAGCGACAGTGACGGAGCTTTGTTTACCCGCTATACCGACGTAAATAATGGTCAAGGCTGGGATTTAAGCGCGAGGGTTATATTTAGTTCAGAAACCCGTTATGAGGCAGATGCTAATTATTTCTTCACCAAGAGGTTTAGTCTGGGGTTGGATTATACCCATCTTAGCCGAGACCATAATACCCGCGAATACATTTACTTTGGTGATGCCAATATTGCCAGTTTGAAAAGTAACTACTGGTTCACTAACCGGTTCTCAATGTCATTTAAAGTTAGTAGTTATATCGGCAGTGACCAAACAGGCGTAGCCGATATCAACCTGCTCGCCAACTACCGCTTTTAA
- a CDS encoding SDR family oxidoreductase yields the protein MSEHVSLQDSVAIVTGGGQGLGKTITHRLLSLGMKVAICGRTQSTLDNTLAEFSKQFPGQILAQVCDVSQSAQVNAFIDAVTEQWGTADVLINNSGFGKGSLIWETSEADWDEVMDTNVKGTYLMCKAVVPGMIERKQGYIINIASQAALNGYANAGVYCASKFAMVGLGKALQEEVRQYGIHVHSLNPALIQSQKSAQEPVDPGLIQNEDLADMVAYLLQQPRRLKIDNIGMWGF from the coding sequence ATGTCAGAACATGTCAGTCTTCAGGATAGCGTTGCCATTGTCACCGGGGGTGGTCAGGGGCTGGGTAAAACCATTACCCACCGGTTACTGTCACTGGGTATGAAAGTAGCCATTTGCGGGCGTACTCAGTCCACGCTGGATAATACACTTGCTGAATTCAGCAAGCAGTTTCCCGGTCAGATACTGGCGCAAGTGTGTGATGTAAGTCAGTCGGCGCAGGTGAACGCTTTTATTGATGCTGTCACCGAGCAATGGGGCACCGCTGATGTACTGATTAATAACAGCGGTTTTGGAAAAGGGTCGCTAATTTGGGAAACCTCAGAGGCAGACTGGGATGAGGTGATGGACACCAATGTTAAAGGCACATACCTGATGTGCAAAGCAGTGGTTCCCGGTATGATTGAGCGCAAACAGGGTTATATTATTAATATTGCCTCGCAGGCGGCGCTTAATGGCTATGCCAATGCGGGCGTGTACTGCGCTTCAAAGTTTGCCATGGTGGGATTAGGTAAAGCCCTGCAGGAAGAGGTCAGACAATATGGTATTCATGTACATTCACTGAACCCTGCCCTTATTCAGTCACAAAAATCAGCACAAGAGCCTGTTGATCCGGGCCTGATTCAAAACGAGGATCTGGCTGATATGGTTGCTTACCTGTTACAGCAACCCCGTCGTCTTAAAATCGACAATATCGGCATGTGGGGCTTTTAG
- a CDS encoding nitroreductase family protein, which yields MTHPIIEDLHRRYTVKQYDSTKRISQADMDVILEALRLSASSINSQPWKFVVLESDEAKQRFADSFVNKHLFNQHHATEASHTILLAYDPYFTQDKFRKRVDAEVSSGHLPAEMYDNFMGAYAFAESNTDENGYNGHWTKAQVYLALGNLMHVLARLGIASTPMEGVDTETLNDVFAAELDGHVCEVAIAMGYHKDGDDWNHGLPKARLAQSDIIDVI from the coding sequence ATGACACACCCGATTATTGAAGATTTGCACCGCCGTTATACGGTAAAACAGTACGACAGCACGAAGCGCATTTCGCAAGCCGATATGGATGTGATCCTTGAAGCGCTGCGTTTGTCGGCCTCATCCATCAACTCCCAGCCCTGGAAATTTGTGGTACTGGAAAGCGATGAAGCCAAACAGCGCTTTGCTGACTCTTTTGTTAATAAGCATCTGTTTAACCAGCATCATGCCACCGAGGCGTCGCATACTATTTTGCTGGCTTACGACCCGTATTTTACTCAGGATAAATTCCGCAAGCGGGTTGATGCTGAAGTCAGTTCCGGACACCTGCCGGCCGAGATGTATGACAACTTTATGGGCGCGTATGCGTTTGCTGAGTCTAATACCGATGAAAATGGTTATAACGGGCACTGGACTAAAGCACAGGTGTATCTGGCTTTAGGTAATCTGATGCATGTGCTGGCGCGTTTGGGCATTGCCTCTACCCCGATGGAAGGAGTAGATACAGAAACCCTCAATGACGTATTTGCCGCTGAGCTGGACGGTCACGTATGTGAAGTCGCCATCGCCATGGGATATCACAAAGACGGCGATGACTGGAATCACGGGCTGCCTAAAGCCCGGTTAGCGCAATCGGACATCATTGATGTTATCTAA
- the gloA gene encoding lactoylglutathione lyase, whose amino-acid sequence MRMLHTMLRVENLEKSLDFYVNTMGMTLLRQSENPQYEYSLAFVGYGDEADTAVLELTYNWDGQTYDKGNAYGHVAFEVDDIYSFCEQLEASGADVYRKPGPVKGGSTVIAFVRDPDGYAIELISPKQ is encoded by the coding sequence ATGCGCATGCTGCACACCATGTTACGGGTCGAAAACCTGGAAAAGTCGCTGGATTTTTACGTCAACACCATGGGTATGACACTGCTCAGACAGTCAGAAAACCCACAGTACGAGTATTCGCTGGCTTTCGTGGGGTACGGCGATGAAGCCGATACCGCCGTGCTCGAGCTGACCTACAACTGGGACGGACAAACTTACGACAAAGGAAATGCGTACGGGCATGTGGCCTTTGAAGTAGACGACATTTACTCGTTCTGTGAACAGCTTGAAGCCAGCGGTGCGGATGTTTACCGCAAGCCCGGCCCGGTAAAAGGCGGCAGCACGGTAATTGCTTTTGTCCGCGATCCGGACGGCTATGCCATTGAGCTGATTTCTCCTAAACAATAA
- the glpQ gene encoding glycerophosphodiester phosphodiesterase: protein MANVTCVAALLTASLLSTSVQAFDIIAHRGASGYLPEHTLEAATLAFAQQPDYIEQDVVITKDKQAVVLHDIHLETVTNVEQMFPDRAREDGRWYALDFTLAELKTLQVHERQNADGSPVFKHRYSGKQTGFTVATLDEHIELITQLNRELGTDIGLYTEIKSPAWHHKQGVDIASITLKILARHNLTRPDAHFVLQCFDFKEVQRIRQELGYEGMLVQLVGDNSWGEAPTDYNWLLSKAGLKAVAQVADGLGPWLPQLMNKQQTGAASWVKTAQQQGLILHPYTYRADALPKGMSSDALMKFLTQTVDGVFTDQVPPVKGYLQAHPVQ, encoded by the coding sequence ATGGCAAACGTTACTTGTGTGGCAGCGCTGCTCACCGCCAGTCTGCTAAGTACCTCGGTACAGGCTTTTGATATTATTGCCCATCGCGGCGCATCTGGCTATTTGCCAGAGCACACACTGGAAGCCGCCACCCTGGCGTTTGCCCAGCAGCCAGACTATATCGAACAGGATGTGGTGATCACCAAAGATAAACAGGCGGTGGTCCTGCATGACATTCATCTGGAAACCGTGACCAATGTAGAGCAGATGTTTCCGGACCGGGCCCGTGAGGATGGTCGCTGGTATGCACTGGATTTTACCCTGGCAGAGCTAAAAACCCTGCAGGTACATGAACGGCAAAATGCTGATGGCAGCCCGGTGTTTAAGCATCGCTACTCAGGTAAACAAACCGGTTTCACGGTAGCCACGCTGGATGAGCATATTGAGCTTATCACCCAGCTGAATCGCGAGCTTGGCACTGACATTGGTTTGTATACCGAGATTAAATCACCGGCCTGGCATCATAAACAGGGAGTGGATATTGCCAGCATTACCCTGAAGATTCTGGCGCGCCACAACCTGACCAGGCCGGATGCCCATTTTGTGTTGCAGTGCTTTGATTTTAAGGAAGTACAGCGCATTCGACAGGAGCTTGGTTATGAGGGCATGCTGGTTCAACTGGTGGGCGACAACAGCTGGGGCGAAGCGCCCACAGACTATAACTGGCTACTCAGTAAAGCCGGGCTCAAAGCGGTTGCTCAGGTGGCTGACGGGCTCGGCCCGTGGCTTCCTCAATTAATGAACAAACAGCAAACCGGTGCAGCCAGCTGGGTAAAAACCGCGCAGCAACAGGGTCTGATCCTGCATCCTTACACTTACCGGGCCGATGCCTTACCCAAAGGCATGAGCAGCGATGCACTGATGAAATTTCTGACCCAGACCGTGGATGGCGTGTTTACGGATCAGGTTCCCCCCGTAAAAGGCTATCTGCAGGCACATCCTGTACAGTAA
- a CDS encoding flagellar protein MotY translates to MTFRQLLLLGTGLLCSAASPAAMRQYAASYETSDWQLGTKSRLECQLEHPVPGYGKAVFTSVASKQLNMEFEMQMSLLPKKFAVAAVYSVPPAFMPGHAPKPIAEMQLRTQYNGDLPEEAAWTMLTELEKGFWPTLYYKDWYNRYDKIAVALNASNFMPGYQQFVSCVSALLPYSFEDIAYTVLSYDKASTELTKYSQKRLEMIGEYLKADSNLDLVLLDGYTDSYGARYANEQLSVQRATMVKDYLANMGVEAERIQITGHGEKRHIAPNDTSDSRALNRRVVVRLSKG, encoded by the coding sequence ATGACTTTCAGGCAATTACTACTTCTTGGAACAGGGCTTCTTTGCAGCGCAGCATCGCCGGCAGCCATGCGTCAGTATGCGGCAAGCTATGAAACCTCGGACTGGCAACTAGGCACGAAAAGCCGGCTTGAATGCCAGCTGGAACATCCTGTTCCCGGCTATGGCAAGGCGGTGTTTACCAGTGTTGCGTCTAAACAGCTGAACATGGAATTTGAAATGCAAATGTCGCTGTTGCCCAAAAAGTTTGCGGTGGCGGCGGTCTATTCTGTGCCACCGGCCTTTATGCCGGGTCACGCGCCTAAACCGATTGCAGAGATGCAGCTACGTACCCAGTATAATGGCGATCTGCCTGAGGAAGCCGCCTGGACCATGCTCACTGAGCTGGAAAAAGGCTTCTGGCCAACCCTGTATTATAAAGACTGGTATAACCGTTACGATAAAATTGCTGTGGCACTGAATGCCAGTAACTTTATGCCGGGCTATCAGCAGTTTGTTAGCTGTGTGTCTGCCCTGTTGCCATACAGCTTTGAAGATATTGCCTATACGGTACTGTCGTATGACAAAGCCAGCACTGAGCTGACCAAGTATTCGCAGAAACGACTGGAAATGATCGGCGAATACCTGAAAGCCGACAGTAATCTTGATCTGGTTTTACTGGATGGTTACACCGACAGCTATGGTGCCCGGTACGCCAACGAGCAGTTATCGGTACAGCGCGCCACCATGGTGAAAGATTATCTGGCCAATATGGGCGTAGAGGCGGAGCGCATACAGATTACCGGACATGGTGAAAAGCGCCATATTGCACCTAATGACACCAGCGACAGCCGGGCCCTCAACCGTCGCGTGGTGGTTCGCTTATCCAAAGGCTGA
- the rnt gene encoding ribonuclease T: protein MSDATTLSTRFRGYFPVVIDVETAGFNASTDALLEIAAVTLKMDDDGVLHPDQTFHAHVNPFEGANLEPAALEFNGIDPNCALRGAIDESEAMKSLCKAIRKAQKEAGCQRSVIVAHNATFDQSFVNAAIERCNIKRTPFHPFVSFDTTSLAGLALGQTVLVKACRAAGIHFDQKEAHSALYDASRTADLFCWMINRYKSLGGWPLPESDEPETE from the coding sequence ATGTCAGACGCTACAACCCTGTCCACCCGCTTCAGAGGCTACTTTCCGGTCGTTATTGATGTGGAAACCGCTGGTTTTAATGCCAGTACCGATGCACTGCTGGAAATTGCCGCAGTGACCCTGAAAATGGACGACGATGGTGTACTGCATCCTGACCAGACTTTTCATGCGCATGTGAACCCGTTTGAAGGCGCCAATCTTGAACCGGCTGCGCTGGAGTTCAACGGAATTGATCCGAACTGCGCACTACGCGGGGCCATTGATGAAAGCGAAGCGATGAAGTCGCTGTGTAAAGCTATTCGTAAAGCCCAGAAAGAAGCAGGTTGTCAGCGCTCGGTCATCGTGGCGCACAACGCGACCTTTGATCAGAGCTTTGTAAATGCCGCCATTGAGCGATGCAATATCAAACGCACGCCATTTCATCCGTTTGTGTCGTTTGACACCACGAGTCTGGCCGGACTGGCACTGGGTCAGACTGTACTGGTTAAGGCATGCCGCGCTGCTGGTATTCATTTTGACCAGAAAGAAGCGCACAGTGCATTATATGACGCCAGCCGAACCGCTGATCTTTTCTGCTGGATGATCAATCGCTACAAATCATTGGGTGGCTGGCCCTTACCTGAGAGTGATGAGCCAGAAACAGAATAA
- a CDS encoding (2Fe-2S)-binding protein, whose product MYVCMCYGVTDKAIKKAVQEHGAGNIRELREFMELGSQCGKCITMAQQVIDSTIIDESLFKEVC is encoded by the coding sequence ATGTATGTATGCATGTGTTACGGCGTAACAGACAAAGCGATTAAAAAAGCGGTGCAGGAACACGGTGCCGGTAATATTCGTGAGTTACGTGAGTTTATGGAACTGGGTAGCCAGTGCGGCAAGTGCATCACCATGGCTCAGCAGGTCATTGACTCCACCATCATTGATGAATCTTTATTTAAAGAGGTGTGCTGA